GTTTGACTATTCTGCGGACGAAATCATGACGTGCGGAGACCGAATATGGAACCTCGAGCGCCTTTTCAATTTAAGAGAAGGGCTTGATCCCAAGACTGAAGACACTCTTCCGCCGCGACTTTTGAAAGAACCTATCCCCGAAGGGCCAGGAAAGGGGAAGTTAAGCAGAGTTCCGGAAATGCTTCCTGAATATTATCAGCTGCGGGGCTGGGATGAAAAGGGAGTTCCTTCCCAGGAGACCCTGGAGCGTCTTGGGCTCCTGTAACATTTAACGAAAAAGAATCCCACGCAAAAAGGCCGTTCTCGAAAAAGATCGGCCTTTTCTCTCTTTTTGTTTTGTATATTGACAAGTCGCAATTCTTAAATTACTCTTTTGGTATACCAACTATAGGATGTGGTATACCAAATGGAGAAAAAAAATCTCGCTTCACAAGCCTATGATCGCATTAAAAAAGGGATTCTTTCTCTGGAATTCCCACCTGGATCCTTGCTTCAGGAAAGGGCCCTTGCTGAAGAGTTAGGAGTAAGCAGAACTCCTGTGAGAGAAGCCGTGCACCGCTTATCTCAGGAGGGATGGATTACTGTAAATTCCAGGAAAAATATTGAAGTTCGCTCTGTTTCTCCCGTGGAAATACGAGAGGTCTTTCAGGCCCGTTGGCTTCTAGAGCGGGATGCTCTTGATCTTATCTTTTCCGGTGATCTTTTTCGACAAACAGGACGGCATATGACCAATATGCTCTCATTCATGAAAGAGTCACAGAATAATTTGCACGACTTTATTCTGGCAGACCAATCCTTCCATGCCATTTTCTTTCAAATTTTAAGAAATTCCAGGCTCCAGAGGTTCTGGAACAGTGTTAGCGAGGAAATGATCTGGCTTGGCATGCTCGCCATGAACGAGAAAAGATACGAAGCTGTATTGGGAGAACATGGGCGAGTTGTAGAAGCCCTTATTGCAAGAAGAAAAAGAGACGCTAAAGATGCCCTTCAGGATCATCTTGAAATCACTGAAGATGTACTGATTAAAAAAATTGAGACCATTACTTCATGATATGGAAGGAGGAATGGAAATACATGCTGATGGATGTGTCTGTATTAAGGGAAAACGGGGTATGCGAAAAAAAGACCCTGAAATGGGATGCCTGTGTCGCTGCGGGCTACACTGGGAGAGATCAAGCAAGTGTCCTTGCTCACGTTGAGGAACTTCGAAAGATAGGAGTGCCCGCACCTGATAAAGTTCCCTCAATGTACTGGGTGGAGCCAGAACGGGTTTCTTCGTCGAATACTCTGTGGGTGGTGGGAGATTTCACTTCCGGAGAAGTAGAAGTGTTCCTGGCGCGGACCGAAGAAGGAGAGCTCTGCGTCACAGTGGCAAGCGATCATACAGATAGGGCCCTTGAAACAGTATCGGTGGCAAAAGCCAAACAAATATGTTCGAAGATTGTGGGAGCCGCTTTCTGGCGGATGGACGAAATTCGTGGACACTGGGACAGCATTGAACTCCGGTGCTGGGCAGACGGAAAACTTTATCAGGAAGGAACCCTTGGGAAAATGCTACAGCCAGAAAAGCTCTTTGAACTGGCTCAAGAGGATTCACCATGCTCTTCCTGCAGGATTGCCCTCTTTAGCGGTACCCTTCCTACCCTCGGAGAGGGGCTTATTTATGGCGAAAAATACGTTCTCTCTCTTAAAGACCCCCTTCTGAACAGGGAGATTCGTCATGAATACTCTGTCCGTATTCTGCCTGACCGCAACTAAGGAGGTATGGAATGAAGCTTAGAGTAGGAGTACTGCAGCTTGACATCGCCCTCGGCGATGAGAAGAAAAACCGTGAGAATATCGAAAGATGGATGTCCCAGACCTACGTTCCTTCAGATGTGCCAACGGCCATCGTGGTTCCTGAACTCTGGAATACAGGGTACGCCTTGGAACGAGCCACTGAACTGGCAGATACTGAAGGGAAAAGAACTGCTGCCTTTCTCGGCAACCTGGCCAAGAAATATGGCGTTTGGTTTGTGGGCGGGTCAGTTCTTGTTTCCACTGAAGAGGGGCATACCAATCGGGCGCAGGCTATCAACCCTCAGGGGGAACTTGTGGCCTGGTATGACAAGGTCCACCTCTTCCGACTCATGGATGAGGATAAATACCTCCTCAGTGGCAAAAAAGACTGCCTTTTCGATCTGGAGGGGATAAAGGCCGGATGCGTCATCTGCTATGACATCCGCTTTTGCGAATGGCTCCGTACCTATGCATTGAGAGGAACGGAGGTTCTTTTCGTAAGTGCAGAATGGCCGAGCTCAAGGGTAGACCACTGGAAGACCCTTCTTCGCGCCAGAGCCATCGAGAATCAGATGTACGTGGTAGCATGCAACCGATGCGGAACTACGGGAAATACCCATTTTGCCGGAGGATCAATGGTCATCGGCCCTAAAGGGGAGATTCTCTTTGAAGGCAGTGAAGGGGAAGAGGCCGGGTTCGTCACCCTCAACCTGAAAGCGGTTTCAGAAATTCGGAAATTCATAACAGTTTTCAATGACAGGGTTCCTGAGATCTATGATACACAAACTAAATAGGAGGGAAAGGACAATGAAGAGAAGGGGATTTTTTTTGGCGCTAGTCGTAATGGCGGCGATACTCTGGTCAGGTGCGGTATTTGCAAACACAGTTGAATTCAAGTTCGCTCATTCGGGAAGCCTAGAGCACCAGTATCAGATTGGCGCAGAGCACTTCAAGAAGGTAGTTGAGGAAAAATCTGGAGGAGAACTGAAGGTAAACATCTTCCCCCAGGCCCAGCTTGGCGGGGAACGGGATCTTGCTGAGGGTGTCCGCATGGGGACAATCGAAATGAGTTCGGTAGCAGCCAGCAACCTGGCAGGGTTTGTTCCGGAGCTTCAGGTTTTCGGCGTTCCCTTCCTTTTTCAGACCCGTGAGCAGGTCTACTCAGTGCTCGACGGAACTGTTGGCAAAGACCTCGCCGACATCATGCTTGCAAAGGGGTTCAAGAACCTCTCCATCTGGGAAGTGGGCTTCCGGAATATAACGAACAACGTCCGCCCGGTGAAAACACCTGAAGATATGAAGGGGCTAAAAATCCGGGTGCAGGAATCAAAGATCTGGATCGAGTTCATGAAACGCCTTGGCGCAATTGCCACACCGATTCCCTTTGGCGAACTATACACCGCATTGCAGCAAAAAGTTGTGGACGGCCAGGAGAACCCTGTAGCTACAATCTATTCCATGAAATTCTACGAAGTCCAGAAATATCTTTCCCTGACCGGCCACACCTATGAGCCGGCCATTGTGATAGCAAATCCGAAATGGTTCAACGGTCTCGACCCGAAACATCAGGCAATATTGGTGGAAGCAGCGGCCGAAGCAGCAGCCTACCAACGGGCGACCCTCGCCGAGATGGATAAGGAACGTTTCGAGATCATAAAGAAGGCCGGAGTTCAGGTGGAGGAGAATCCTGATAAGGAAGCTTTCGCAAAAGCGACAGAAGATCTTTATAAAGTTCTCGCTGATGTGGTACCCGAAGCTCTTGTTCAAAAGATCAAGGACGAAGCAGCGAAGGTAAAATAATGTCTCTCTGCTCTGGGGGATTTCTCCCCCAGAGTTTTTTCTTAGAGAAATCGAGGAGTGATCCCTTTGAGAAAAATTGAAAACATTTTTTCTGTCCTCACAGGAATTAGTCTCGCAGTGGTCTTCATTGTAACCTTTGGACAGGTAATCCAACGCTACGTCTTCCAGCTTCCCATGCCTTGGGCAACAGACGTGATTCGTATCTTCTTTGTCTATTCCATTTTCTTAGGCATGGGTGTAGGGGTTTTTAAGAAGGCCCACTTGAATATCGACGTCCTTGTACAGGTATTTCCTTCATGGGCCAAACCCTGGTTCGACCTTCTTTCAAATGTTGTAGTGTCCATCTTCCTGAGTTTTGTCCTCTACTTCAGCATCCCTTTCATTAAAGCAAATGCTGACCAGGTGACGCCATATCTTCTCTTTCCCATGAGTTATATTTATATGATCATTCCTATTGCCGTTTCCTTTATGGTTCTGTTTCTCTTTTTAGATACAGCAAAACTGCTTGTCACTCTTTTCGGAAGAGACAAATTTACTAATTCGGGGAGCAGGTGAGATATATATGCTTTGGATAGCTGCTCTTTTCGGAATTTTTCTCTTAGGGATACCTATCTCCTTTTCCTTAGGTATAACGACCCTCATAGGACTAGCAGGAGCGGGACTTCCCATGGAGGTTCTCGTTCAGAGAATGTTCACTGGGGTAGATAACTTTGCTTTTGTTGCTATTCCTCTTTTTATCCTTGCAGGAAATCTTATGGCTGTGGGAGGGATATCGAAACGTATTACCACTTTTTCGGAAGCACTTGTTGGGCACTGGCCAGGCGGCCTTGGAATGGTTGCCATTGTCGCATCTATGATATTCGCTGCCGTTACAGGCTCTGCCATCGCCGCCACAGCAGCCATAGGCGCTCTTTTAATCTCCGAAATGATCTCCAAGGGGTATTCTAAAGCATATGCAGCCTCACTGGTGGCAACCGCAGGATCCATTGGGCCTATCATTCCTCCCAGCATTCCCCTTGTGGTCTACGGGGTCATCGTTGGCAGCTCTATTGCGAAGCTGTTCATGGGAGGGATAATACCCGGAATCCTCATGGGGGTGTTCCTCATGATCGCAAACTGGATGATCAGTAAGCGACGTGGCTATGTTGGGCGGGAAACAAAATCAAGCGCTGCCGAACTCCGAAAAGGGCTTAAAGACGCTATTCTTGCCCTCCTCATGCCGGTTATCATCATCGGAGGAATCGTGGGAGGAATTTTCACTCCCACTGAATCGGCATCCATTGCAGTAGCATACTCCCTATTCCTCGGCACCATAGTCTACAGGGAGCTTTCATGGAAAGATATCACCAGGGCATTCATTGAAGCGGCTGTTACCACCGGCATCATCCTTACGGTCCTCATGACTGCAAGCCTTTTTATTTGGTTCATGACTGTAAAAATGATTCCTCAATCCATCACCCAGAGTCTTCTTCAGGTGGTTACTTCAAAATGGGGAGCCCTTATGGTAATGAACATCATCCTTCTCATCGCTGGAACTTTTATCGACACCACGAGCGCTCTCACCATCTTTGTACCCCTCTTCCTGCCTCTGGTGAAGACCTTCGGGATAGACCTTATCCATTTTGGCGTAATGGTGGCAGTGAACCTCACAATAGGCATGTGCACCCCCCCTCTGGGCGTGTGTCTTTTCGTATCTTGCGAAATTGCCGGAACGACTCTCCGGGAAATGTTCAAGGATCTCATCCTCATGCTCGTTCCGCTACTAATTTTGCTGCTCCTTATAACCTACGTCCCGGGAATTGTAACCTGGCTTCCAAATTTCCTCGGACTTTAGAACTAGAAAATAGCAACAGAGGGGGCTTCTCACAGCCCCCTCCTCGATATCTTGATATTTCCCATGTTGCTAACATGACTTTACGCCATTTAAACGCAGTCCCAGCAAGTTTCACAAAAATTCTTCAGACCGAACATCACTTCGTGGGTTTTCCCAAGTGCCTGCTTAAAAAAGTTTCCATAGCCCGGTAAAAATCGAAGCGGTTCTCTTCATTTGCGAAACCATGTCCCTCGTTATTTTTAACCATATATTCTACATCTATATTGCGCTTACGCAACGCTTCCACAATCTGATCTGACTCAGCCTTTTTGACCCGCGGGTCATTTGCTCCCTGGGCAACAAAAAGAGGCGCCCGTATTTTATCCGCGTGAAACACAGGAGAAACTGAGCGAAGTAAATCCTTGTCTTTTTCGGGATCGCCAATCTGTTCATACATCATTTGCCGCCCCAGTTCCCAGTATGGCGGCAACGTCTCGAGGAGAGTAAAAAGGTTTGATGGCCCTACAAAGTCAACGCCACAAGCGTAGATATCTGGTGTAAAGGCCAGTCCAGCTAAAACAGCATAACCGCCATAGGAAGCGCCGTAAATACCAACTCTCTCTGCATCGGCTATACCCTCTTTTATGAGCCAACTCACCCCATCGGTAATGTCATTTTGCATGTTACGTCCCCATTGCCGAAAACCAGCAACCCAGAAACTTTTGCCATACCCTGTGGATCCTCTGAAATTCATCTCCAGAACCGCGTACCCTCTGTTGGCAAGAAATTGAACTTCAGGGCTGAAGCCCCAAACATCCCGGGCCCACGGACCTCCATGGGGATGAACAACCACTGGCAGATTTTTCGGCTCTACTCCTACAGGAAGGGTAAGATAGCCGTGAATGGCCAGCCCATCACGGGATGTGTACGCAATAGACCTCATCGGCGCCATTTCTTCTTCTTTTAACCACGGGCTTAAATCAGCAAGTTTTTCGAAATCCCCTGTGTTACGATCATAAAAATAATAGCTGCCAAGGGTTCGATCACTGCCCGCATATACAAGCATTCTATTTTCATCGCGACTCATGCTCGCTATCCCAACTTCATACCCGGGAAGCTTCTCTTCAAGCGTTGCTTGCAATTGTTCTCTTTCTTCATCAAAAAAAGCGTAATGCCCCTTATCTGTGACAAAGCGAACTCCCGTAATAACCTGGCGTTTTTTAGATCGAAGAAGCCTGTAAACATCAACTTCTGGATGCTCGTAAACCAAATCAAGGAAGGCTCCTGTTTCGGGATCATAACGATAAATAGCGCTCTTGTCCCGATGGAGGTTAGAGGCTACATAAAGATAGCGGTTATCGAAGGTAAAGAAGAGGGGGCTCACCGAATCCTTAAAATTAGTCGTTATAACTGTGCGGAAAGGTTCATCCTCAGTTTTTCTGTATAAAAGACTTGTCTGAACGCCATCGCTTCTTACTGCCGCCCGAAGCTTCCCCTCATTGTCTGTCAGCCATCCGGCAATATCCCCAGGGTTTTCAGCAACAAGGCCCATTTCCCCTGTGGTAACATTGATTCGATACACATCGAAAAGACGAGAATCCCGCCGATTCATGGCAATGATCATTTCGTTCTCCACATCTTCCAGATCATCGACAATTGAAACCCGCACGTTAGGAAAGGGCGTAAGTTCCTTTTTATTCTTGCCGGTAATATCTACGTAAAAGAGGTGATAATTTTCATCCCCGCCAGCGTCCTGAACATATATTATGCGATCATTTCCCTTCCAGAAGTACCCGGCTACATTTCGGGCCGTGGCTTCTGTGAGGCGCAAAGGCTCATCATGAGATCCAATTTTTTGCACATAGACATTCATGCGCCGTTGCCACGGTTGCATATACGCTAAATATCCTCCATTGGGGGAAAGGGAAAAAGAAACCTTTTCAGGATTTCTAAAGAAATCTTCAAGAGGAATTTGGCGGGGGAGAGCCCATAGGCTTCCAGCATTCCACATCAAAATGACAACGGCAATTCCCGTCACAAGAACAGCAAGAAATATATGCTTCCACATACCAATCTCTCCTTCAAAGAATGTATCCTTCATTATGTAAAAGTCAGTTTATCATGAAAAACACTTTGCCTAATCCGATAAAATGCTGAAAGTGCTTTTTACCTATTGATTCAAGACTGAATTTACAGAATACTATAATAAGGCTTAGAGAAAAGGAGGTATGGTTATGGATCTAGGTATTAAGAACAGAGTTGCCCTCATTATGGCGTCAAGCAGCGGCCTGGGGAAGTCTATAGCTCGACGATTCCTTATGGAAGGCGCAACAGTCATGTTGGCCAGCCGCAACGAAGAAATGCTTAACCGCGCAGTTCAGGAACTTACCGATGACACTAGCGTAACTCCCTATTACACAGTATGTGACATAACCAAAGGAGAGCAGATTAAAAATCTGGTACGTTCAACGACAGAAAAGCTCGGTCCCATTTCTATTCTTGTAAATAACGCGGGGGGGCCTCCTGCAGGAACCTTTGACACCTTTGACGATGAAGCGTGGCAAAAAGCCTTCGAACTCAACCTTCTCAGCTACGTTAGAACCACCCGGGAGGTACTTCCTTTTATGAAGGTTCAAAAGTGGGGACGGATCGTGAATTCCACGTCTTCTTCCGTTAAGCAGGTAATAGAAAACCTTATTCTATCAAACACTCTGAGACTCGGTGTTATCGGCCTCACAAAAACTCTTTCCCAGGAGCTTGCCCCTTATAATATTCTGATCAACGCCATTGGGCCCGGGCGATTCGATACCCAGCGAATACGCCAGCTCGATCAGGCTTTAGCTGTCAAACGAGGGGTTTCCGCAGATGAAATAAGCCGTGAAGCCATGAATCAAATACCTCTCGGCCGATATGGCCACCCAGACGAATATGCCCGGCTTGCCGTTTTCCTTTGTTCAGAGGCAAACAGTTACATCACGGGGCAAACCATACTTGCCGACGGAGGAATGGTAAAAGCAGTTCTTTAAAACCCCAAAGATAAGGCGGAGGGGGCGCTTAGCGCTTCCTCCGCCTTATCTTCAAAACTATAGATGGCAACTCTATTTCTCTTCCTTATTTTTTTCAAAAAGGGACACTACCTCTTTTAACTGCTGGCGGATGGGAAGATTCTGAGGGCAAACCTCTTCGCAGGCTCCACACTCAACACATAGGCTCGCCCTTTCATAGTCTTTTACAAACACAAAATAGGTATCTTTGGCCATCTTCTCATCATCAAACATAAAGGCCATGTTATAGCGGTTGAAGCATTCTGGGATATTCACTCCCTGAGGGCAGGGCATACAGTAACGGCAGTTCGTGCAATCCACCTTCATCCGCCTTTTATACTCTTCCTTAACCCTTGCCACAACATCAAGATCGTGATCTGACAAGGCACCGGGGATACCCTTCGCAGCTGCCACGATATTTTCTTTCACCTGGTTTATAGAATTCATGCCACTCAGGACCACCGACACCTCCGGATGGTTCCAGACCCACCGCAATCCCCAGGCAGCAGGGCTCATTTCCTCCCTTGCTTCCTTCCAGATGCCCTGAATGGTATCTGGCACATTTACGGCCAGCTTTCCACCCCTTAAAGGTTCCATAATAACCACGCCAAGGCCCCGGGATGCCGCTTCTTTTAATCCTCTGGTCCCTGCCTGATAGTTTTCATCAAGATAGTTGTACTGGATCTGGCAAAAATCCCAATGCCAGGCATTGAGAATTTCTTCAAAAAGCTCATACTCTCCATGGAAGGAAAAACCTCCGTAGCGAATGCGCCCGTCTGCTTTCGCCCGTTCAAGAAAAGAGAAGACGTCATGTTGCACCATATTGTCCCAACGCTGTCTGTTGAGGGAATGGACCAGATAAAAATCAATGGTATCTGTCTTTAAACGCCGCAGCTGCTCATTTAAATAAAAATCCATGTCTTCATGTTTTTCGACGAGCCACGATGGCAGCTTCGTGGCAAGGTTAACCTTTTCTCTATAACCATTCTGCAGCGCTCTTCCCACAAAAGGTTCGCTCATTTCGTTATGGTAAGACCAGGCCGTATCTACATAGTTCACACCGTTGTCAATGGCATAACACAGAATTTCGGTGGCTTCTGCTTCATTAATATTCCCCTCTGGTGTTACAGGAAATCGCATACATCCAAAGCCGAGAATAGAAAGTTCTTCTGTCATTCCAGGCATACGTCTATACTGCATCTCCTTTCCCCCTTTCAGTCATTTCTGTCTAGTATAGCAAAATCTTCTTCGGTTGACTTTTCATTTGCATTAGGGTAAATTTTAATAACATATTATGGGACAACCTGTCCCGCTAAGAAAGGAGAGTATGAATGGCACCTTCTTCCCGTCATGATGTCATCTCTCGCATTGTTCGCATTATGGAAACTCTTAGCAGGGCTGATGACCTGCTGAGCATCAGGGATATAGAAGAACGTACTGGCATTCCACGCACCACTGTTCACCGTTTTCTTCGCTCTCTGAAACAGGAAGACTGGGTCTACCAAGATCCAATCACTGAAAATTTTCGTACAGGCATCCGCTTTTTCCTCTCGTTTGACCGGCACGCCTTTTATCATGAACTCATTCAACGCTGCGACCCTTATATGAA
This region of Aminobacterium colombiense DSM 12261 genomic DNA includes:
- a CDS encoding aldo/keto reductase gives rise to the protein MQYRRMPGMTEELSILGFGCMRFPVTPEGNINEAEATEILCYAIDNGVNYVDTAWSYHNEMSEPFVGRALQNGYREKVNLATKLPSWLVEKHEDMDFYLNEQLRRLKTDTIDFYLVHSLNRQRWDNMVQHDVFSFLERAKADGRIRYGGFSFHGEYELFEEILNAWHWDFCQIQYNYLDENYQAGTRGLKEAASRGLGVVIMEPLRGGKLAVNVPDTIQGIWKEAREEMSPAAWGLRWVWNHPEVSVVLSGMNSINQVKENIVAAAKGIPGALSDHDLDVVARVKEEYKRRMKVDCTNCRYCMPCPQGVNIPECFNRYNMAFMFDDEKMAKDTYFVFVKDYERASLCVECGACEEVCPQNLPIRQQLKEVVSLFEKNKEEK
- a CDS encoding TRAP transporter small permease produces the protein MIPLRKIENIFSVLTGISLAVVFIVTFGQVIQRYVFQLPMPWATDVIRIFFVYSIFLGMGVGVFKKAHLNIDVLVQVFPSWAKPWFDLLSNVVVSIFLSFVLYFSIPFIKANADQVTPYLLFPMSYIYMIIPIAVSFMVLFLFLDTAKLLVTLFGRDKFTNSGSR
- a CDS encoding GntR family transcriptional regulator, which gives rise to MEKKNLASQAYDRIKKGILSLEFPPGSLLQERALAEELGVSRTPVREAVHRLSQEGWITVNSRKNIEVRSVSPVEIREVFQARWLLERDALDLIFSGDLFRQTGRHMTNMLSFMKESQNNLHDFILADQSFHAIFFQILRNSRLQRFWNSVSEEMIWLGMLAMNEKRYEAVLGEHGRVVEALIARRKRDAKDALQDHLEITEDVLIKKIETITS
- a CDS encoding DctP family TRAP transporter solute-binding subunit — encoded protein: MKRRGFFLALVVMAAILWSGAVFANTVEFKFAHSGSLEHQYQIGAEHFKKVVEEKSGGELKVNIFPQAQLGGERDLAEGVRMGTIEMSSVAASNLAGFVPELQVFGVPFLFQTREQVYSVLDGTVGKDLADIMLAKGFKNLSIWEVGFRNITNNVRPVKTPEDMKGLKIRVQESKIWIEFMKRLGAIATPIPFGELYTALQQKVVDGQENPVATIYSMKFYEVQKYLSLTGHTYEPAIVIANPKWFNGLDPKHQAILVEAAAEAAAYQRATLAEMDKERFEIIKKAGVQVEENPDKEAFAKATEDLYKVLADVVPEALVQKIKDEAAKVK
- a CDS encoding DUF2848 family protein — encoded protein: MLMDVSVLRENGVCEKKTLKWDACVAAGYTGRDQASVLAHVEELRKIGVPAPDKVPSMYWVEPERVSSSNTLWVVGDFTSGEVEVFLARTEEGELCVTVASDHTDRALETVSVAKAKQICSKIVGAAFWRMDEIRGHWDSIELRCWADGKLYQEGTLGKMLQPEKLFELAQEDSPCSSCRIALFSGTLPTLGEGLIYGEKYVLSLKDPLLNREIRHEYSVRILPDRN
- a CDS encoding alpha/beta hydrolase family protein; amino-acid sequence: MWKHIFLAVLVTGIAVVILMWNAGSLWALPRQIPLEDFFRNPEKVSFSLSPNGGYLAYMQPWQRRMNVYVQKIGSHDEPLRLTEATARNVAGYFWKGNDRIIYVQDAGGDENYHLFYVDITGKNKKELTPFPNVRVSIVDDLEDVENEMIIAMNRRDSRLFDVYRINVTTGEMGLVAENPGDIAGWLTDNEGKLRAAVRSDGVQTSLLYRKTEDEPFRTVITTNFKDSVSPLFFTFDNRYLYVASNLHRDKSAIYRYDPETGAFLDLVYEHPEVDVYRLLRSKKRQVITGVRFVTDKGHYAFFDEEREQLQATLEEKLPGYEVGIASMSRDENRMLVYAGSDRTLGSYYFYDRNTGDFEKLADLSPWLKEEEMAPMRSIAYTSRDGLAIHGYLTLPVGVEPKNLPVVVHPHGGPWARDVWGFSPEVQFLANRGYAVLEMNFRGSTGYGKSFWVAGFRQWGRNMQNDITDGVSWLIKEGIADAERVGIYGASYGGYAVLAGLAFTPDIYACGVDFVGPSNLFTLLETLPPYWELGRQMMYEQIGDPEKDKDLLRSVSPVFHADKIRAPLFVAQGANDPRVKKAESDQIVEALRKRNIDVEYMVKNNEGHGFANEENRFDFYRAMETFLSRHLGKPTK
- a CDS encoding SDR family oxidoreductase, which produces MDLGIKNRVALIMASSSGLGKSIARRFLMEGATVMLASRNEEMLNRAVQELTDDTSVTPYYTVCDITKGEQIKNLVRSTTEKLGPISILVNNAGGPPAGTFDTFDDEAWQKAFELNLLSYVRTTREVLPFMKVQKWGRIVNSTSSSVKQVIENLILSNTLRLGVIGLTKTLSQELAPYNILINAIGPGRFDTQRIRQLDQALAVKRGVSADEISREAMNQIPLGRYGHPDEYARLAVFLCSEANSYITGQTILADGGMVKAVL
- a CDS encoding carbon-nitrogen family hydrolase, yielding MKLRVGVLQLDIALGDEKKNRENIERWMSQTYVPSDVPTAIVVPELWNTGYALERATELADTEGKRTAAFLGNLAKKYGVWFVGGSVLVSTEEGHTNRAQAINPQGELVAWYDKVHLFRLMDEDKYLLSGKKDCLFDLEGIKAGCVICYDIRFCEWLRTYALRGTEVLFVSAEWPSSRVDHWKTLLRARAIENQMYVVACNRCGTTGNTHFAGGSMVIGPKGEILFEGSEGEEAGFVTLNLKAVSEIRKFITVFNDRVPEIYDTQTK
- a CDS encoding TRAP transporter large permease — protein: MLWIAALFGIFLLGIPISFSLGITTLIGLAGAGLPMEVLVQRMFTGVDNFAFVAIPLFILAGNLMAVGGISKRITTFSEALVGHWPGGLGMVAIVASMIFAAVTGSAIAATAAIGALLISEMISKGYSKAYAASLVATAGSIGPIIPPSIPLVVYGVIVGSSIAKLFMGGIIPGILMGVFLMIANWMISKRRGYVGRETKSSAAELRKGLKDAILALLMPVIIIGGIVGGIFTPTESASIAVAYSLFLGTIVYRELSWKDITRAFIEAAVTTGIILTVLMTASLFIWFMTVKMIPQSITQSLLQVVTSKWGALMVMNIILLIAGTFIDTTSALTIFVPLFLPLVKTFGIDLIHFGVMVAVNLTIGMCTPPLGVCLFVSCEIAGTTLREMFKDLILMLVPLLILLLLITYVPGIVTWLPNFLGL